A window of Gadus chalcogrammus isolate NIFS_2021 chromosome 2, NIFS_Gcha_1.0, whole genome shotgun sequence genomic DNA:
AGCTATGAGGGTACATACAATATTTAAAATTTTTGGGTGCCTAAGGAAGAAGTGAACACAGAAATTGTTGTTAACACCTAAAAGTGGAATGTAGGTCAGAGGCTGTGGTTAGATTCACACTAAGTTACGGTCTCTACGGATTCAAAATGTGCTCAAAAATGTTCCCAAAAACCACAATGCCTTTCTATCTCTTTTGTTTTGTACCTGAAAGCTCATTAGGGGAAGTATCGATGCATAACAATAAACGTTTATCAATCTAAGTCAGCCTTTGCTTGTTTTAACGCATCATTGGTTTGCTAACCTTTACTTTTTCAAGGTCTTCAGCCTTTTATCAGGCGTCCGTCTTTTAAAATCGTGCAATCAACCGTCACATATCCAAGTCTGGAGATGTCAATGTTGAGGCAGGTTATAGGCCATCCCACCCCATTTCTTAGAGGAAAGTCCTTCTTGGGCTCCGACTCAAATTCCTATTGAAAGAAAAAGAATCCCAAGAGAAGTCTGTGAACTTGGTTTATATGGACTCCATCCTGTGGGCCAGGTGGTTGGTACTGGCAAGACCACGGCCCAAATACAAATGGTCCTCGTTCATTTGTGTTCACAGTACACTCCCACACAGACTACCCAGCGGACCCCAAGAACCAGCCACTAGGAGGAAGAACAATGTtttgcagaaaaaaacaaaaatgtcttTCTTCGGCGAGGGTACCTGGGTACGATGCCATGGCTGGTCAGCTGACAAACCACAggaatttgattggctggtgtTCAAGAAGGGAAATGTAAAGGGTCAGCCCTCCCTCCAGGTTGACGGTGGAGCCAGGCTGGACAGGACCAAGGGAAGGGATGGGTGGGCAGTATATAAAGAGGCATGGAGAGATGTAAGACAGAAGTGTGAAAGACGCCCAATCTCCCTCTTCTCCAGGGCGGGAACAAAGGTGTGAGGAATAGGAGGTACAGACAGACATGAAGGCAAAGACAGCAACCGTCTTCTTATCCTCCGCCAGATCTGAAATCAAAAGAAAAGACTCAAGATGCCGTCAGGCCAACAGTACTGCATCGTCAGAGGGAGTTAATACAAATCAGATGGAATGAAAATCTGGATATGGGATGCTCCCTGACAGAATAGTAGCAAACTAAAAAAAACGGTATTGGAGGCATGTGGTGACGTTTTATGGGATTCTGGGATAAAGTGCGTGCTGCCTAAAAAATACAATCACATAACATCAGAAGAGAAGTGAAAGGAAATTCACTCAGAACTAGTGCTGggtaaaaatattgattcatcaatgcactgcaatttatttgttctagATTCAATTTCGATGCTGAATTATTTTGAAATCGAtatttccattaaaaaaaaagagaaaagcataatcagtcattgtaatctagaagtGAGTATGtctaaatgtacatgcccttttacatttgtccacgttatgattattacttttatgctgcaggtttggctcaggaacaatactatacaatggtgtattcctTTTTGCTAATTAAAGCtaaatgaaatggttaattcattttgaaatggttaattctaaataatatgtaggtatttttgtcatctgcacacattattgaatcgatatcgaagcaattggatcaatatcgaatCGAAATCTAATCGAatcaagacctaaagaatctaattgaattgaattgtgaggtacctgcCAATACCCAGCCCTACTCAGAACCATTGGATGGGTTTCAGGTGGATGGAGGGTTGGATGGGATGAGACAGAAAATAACTGACGACACAAAGACATGGGTGACTGATCATACCTCCCTCGCCGGATGTTCCTGTAAAGGGAAGAGacaagttgggggggggggggggggggaataattGTTTAAAAGAAAATCGAATAGAATATAATAAAGCAGTTCACCAAGCATCCTTGTATGGTATAGTATCTAGTATACAATACAGTGTTCAATCTCTGATATAGTATCAAAGATTGAACATTATCACTTGAACACGTTGACGTTATATCCCACATGGTGAAATCCTCTATCATAGCATTGTTGAAATGGGTTTGTAGCAATCTCTGGTGCAATATATGCATTGTCCCTGTGAAAtaaacatttgaacatacgTTTCTAAATTAAAAATGACTCCAAACTGTACTGAAGTAGAAGTTCCTCTCTTTAGTGTAAAGGAACAGATGCCATCATATGAAATGTAACCATATGCAAACGTTTCAGATTGGGATAGGATGCTGCTGTATCTCTGCCTCTTACTCCTTTATCCTGAATGTTACATATCTATTTAAATTAAAATCATTCCCCTAGTACTTCCTATATCCTTCTAGCCAGGCATGAAGCGGCCCCACATGCAGCATAAAGGTCTACAGGTAGCTGTTGCACCAAACTATCTCAGTCCTCAAGCTCGGAATGTGATGGAGGACGATAAAGAGCGTGATATGGATTGATGTTCCCTATCACATTCAATggcagaccacacacacacacacacgcacacacacacatacacacacacacacacacacacacacacacatgcagaggctGGGATTATCTGGCAGTTAAGGGAAATTTGATTCCATGCTGAAGTGAGCAGGTTTTTGAGTTGTAGTAGCAGTAGATCACCACCACAGAAGCaagcacacagaggcacacggtGACGGAAAGGCACTCGAAGCGCGAATGTCCAAGCAGGTCACTGAGCGCTCTCCGTCTCAATGGTCTCACAGTAAGCTACTGCAAAGGCAATTATAGTTATTTATCTTCCACTTGGGAATAATCTGGATTTTGAAGCGATGCTTGTGTAGCAAAGCATTGCGAAGCAGATTCGAGTGAGCACAGATCATTACAACATATCCTACAAAAGGATTTGCTTTGTTTTGATGACACCATGAGACGCACTCATACAGCAAGCCATATAGAGGCTGCGACTAGCCCAGATCACCAACTGTCGCCTCTTAAGGTGGATTGTCTCAAATGGCTTGAAAGAAGAATTGGGATAGAGAGTGATAAagcgaaaagagagagagggagggagagggaggggatgtggtttgaggaaggaaggaaggtggGCTGTGGCTTCAGGTGCAAAAGCAGTGATTTACATATCGGCATGCCTGGACTCTTACTTAAATCCCCATCCTGTTCCCCCTAGGACTATAGCGGCCAGGAGAATAGCGCCTGCGATGGAACCTATTATGATATTGGTGCCACTGGGACCTgcgaagggaggggggggatgggcgaggaagggttagggttagggcaggaagaggaggaaggggcagagggagcagaaacaaaaaaacaacaacactcaaatacacacatcaGAAGACAGCATCGACAGCGTCAACAAccaccggagagagagagggagggcaaggTAGAGCGCctgagaagaaggagagggagagcgggagagagagaacgacgaGGGGCGAGGGGTGTGCAAGGGAGGTCAGACGACAAAAGTTTTATCACTTCATCAACATTCCTCCTCTCTGGTTCTATCAGCTCTGTAACCCTCTCGCTCAGAGGGGCAACGGGTTATGTCTCTTTAGCCCTTCGAGGTTTGCACGTGCTCAAGTGCTCTGTGCCATTCACAgactgcaacaaaaaaaaggtgAGGACAATGCGtgacaatccacacacacacaacacaatcacgctcacacactaGTACACTCGATCCGACAACAGCAGAGTTCctaacacgcacaaaaacacacaataaaaaatacacagAAATAGTAGAAGGGAAGAAAAACAATACACCACTTCTCttatgtttaaaaatagaaTTGTACTATTTAACTCCTACCAGTCGTTTCAAGCAGGAAGGCAcacactccaaacacacacacacacagtgataatGAAGACAAATAGGAGGGAAGAACTATAGACGGACAGAGATAAGGACATAAGaggtaaagacagacagaagtaAAGTGGCTTAAAGGACCTTTCTTCTCAAGCCCAGCAGGGGCCGTGGGCTCTGGGATGGGGTCAAACACACTGCAGTCCTTCCCTGTGTAGTCTCGCTCACAGATACACTTCACCTCGTTGCTGCAAGTCTGTGatagaacacagagagagagagacagagagacactctTTTGAGGGAGGATTCAAGGTCAACGGAGGACTTACAGAAAGATATGCATTTTCCATCAGAAAGATCTGAATTCTCTTGTCTGTGATTAATTATGAACGCCTTTTCTCATTTGCTGCCCAGAAAATGTGTTGATTAGAAATACGGTGATTCTAAACTGGTTGTTATAAATATGTTGATATGCCATTTAATGTGAGTTTCAATGATAAAATGTCTTGTCAATGTCGGCAATACATTCGTTTAGATTAGGTGTTCCAATCCAATAAAATGGAATGCAATGTCATTCTAATCATAtccaatgtaatgtaatgtaatgcagATCAATCCAATTGTACATCAAATCCAATCTAATCTAATTGTATCCAATTCAGTCCaattttatcttattttaagtaatttaatcGAATGTAATCTATTCTAATTTAATCCTATTTGACCCACTCTAACCTAACACAGTTCCATGGAGGGTCCTGTAATCCAGCGTGATAACGAGCCCTGGAGGCGGGGGAGGCGTACCCCGTGGTGGGAGCATGTGAGCCCGTGGCTGGAGCCCGCGCACGAGCTGAGGTTGAAGGCGCTGAGCGGCAGGCAGCGGTGCTCCAGACACATCATGTTGGGACCGCAGGGAGTCCCGGCCTCCACGTAGCCCAGGTCAGAGCCGTCCTCCAGCAGGGCATGGCcaccgctgacacacacacacacacacacacacacacacacacacacacacacacacacacacacacacacacacacacacacacacacacacacacacacacacacacacacacacacacacacacacacacaattaaagaAATATGGAGGAAAAAGTGAATTGGATTAAATGTCACTTAAAATGACacctcataataataataataatactacatGCACAGTATTCATCATTGTCAATCATATGCGTATTCTTGGCAGACAACATCATTGCATCATGTCTCCCACTCACCGGCAGTCCAGGTACTTGTTCTGGTGGTAAATAGTGAGGCTGGTGACATCACCCTGTAGGTCGCCAAACTTCGGCTTCACCGTCAGATTGGCACAGAACAGGAAGCCACACAACACATCCCTGGAGAAAACATATTAAAAAGGAGAAGCAGCTTTGCCTCAGCATCACAACACAACTCCCGTTGAAATTATTTTCacaatttttattcattgatTATATCCTTACATAATGCAAACCCTTGGTCAATgtttttgaccaatcagaatcaggtAATCCACAACGCTGTGGTAtaacagtgttacagtgtgacgctcataacaacacacagactcacggcTTGTTGCACTGCAGCCAGCCCTTGCCGTCCGTGCCGGGACCGCAGTTCCCCTTCTCTGTCCCCTCGGCATTGAGCTTCTCATAACAGAAGCGGTCAGCAGAATCTGGCAGAGTAAACATAAATATTGGGACTAATACGCCAACATTGCCAGTGATTATCTATGAGGCACTATCTGGCAGATATGTGTTGAGACCAGGGGAAAGCACACCAAAAATGACCATTTGAAATGTAATTGCCCTGCTCACAATACAATTCAACGTTTCTTCCAATATGTCTTCATGGTGGGTCATTTGTTCGAGCAAAATACAGCCGAGTGCAGAGTAGAATTAATCATTTACACCTTACTAACCCCTTGCAAGGGGGAGCAGATTGAAGTTGGGTGGCTGCTTATAAACAACCTTAATCTTAATTTGTATGTGAGCAATAGACATAGACTTATGTGTTGTAGTGAGGCAATGTCATTCAAATATCATAATGCAAAGCTATGGTAACGTATACAACAATATGCAATTTGGCACTGTAATAAAGGCCACCTTTTTGTTGTGCGATTCAAATATCACTATGCCTCAGGTTAAATCTCAGCCTTTTACCTCTTTCATAGGCTATTGCTCTTCAATTTTCTGATTACACTACACCCACGAAGACACTGAGACCCTTCGTGGGCGACATCTCACAGGCCCTGCATTGCATAAAACTGCTCAATGGACTGACAAGACGTTGCTTCTACGTTGAATTTGGTCCCCCAAGAATTGCGTCTGCCGTTGGACCATTGGTTTAACTGACCCGTCGCTAAGCTCCGCCCTTAGAACGCAGATGAGCCAATGACATTACAGCCTCAACTATACTCGGACAACGGCTCGGATAACTCCATTGAAAACAACAGTAGGagacataaaataataatttaagggtggatttatgttgtttgtgtcaaaaaaaagaaacatggtCAAACGATGTGCATGGGGTTCATGTATCATGGACAGTCGGTATCCCGAGAGGCTGCAGAATGGGGTATATTTCATCCCTTTTCCCACCCACAAGAAAAAGATGTAAAGTGGATCAGACGGCTTGTTAACTTCTGTATGTATTTTAAAGTTTTGAATATACCCCTCCATAGCGTAATGTAGTCCCTTTCGATTGATCCTTGAAGAAATTAAATCCTTTTCCGCCCAACATTTCTCCAAAACGTGCTTTGATTGACTGTCTGCTGATATTTTTCCACATGTTTTTGTTATGGAGTTCGTCATGGTAATGACGGGGGGCGTGACTTAGCGACAGGTCTGTTCGCCTGGGGGCCTGGAATAACGGTAACATACACAGTATGTGTGCCATTTTGTGGAAGCTTTTACATGAGCACCTTGAGGAAATACAATCTTGGGTGGTTCCAGCTTGGAAGAAACAAGCCTTGAACACTGCAGTGTTAATGCCTTACTCTGACAGTGAGAGATAGACAATTGCGTTCACATCGACTGCATGGTCTGTTATCTGATGGAGGGGAGGTTCTTAAGCTCTTAACAACTGCTTAATGAGACCATGATGACAATAACAATGTCCAAAAGCACGAGAAAAGTATTTCAAatgcatatagatatatatttaattatgcatttcttttttcTCAAGAGCTATTTTTTTCCTGTGCAACAAACTGCTAAAAAAGGCAGGTCTATACATCTTTAAATAATTTAAGTTTCCCTCTTCACAGTATCAGTACTCATGGTACCCTTCATTCTTGTTTGCAAAATTGGAATTCTGTTTGTAGGTAGGTACATTGAGCCTCCTTAGGCGTGATTATTGTTAAGCTTGGGTGTGCTTGGTGTGACCCATTAAAGATCAGTGTTTCAGTAGGGCTCTTCATCATACTTACTATAACCCCAAAGTCCTCTGCACTGGGCGTCTCTGGTCCTGCAACGGCCGGCGTAACAGCGGCCCTACAACCAGAGAGAGTTATTAGACAGGACTGTAAGAGAGGAGGgaatataaaataaaagagCACACATCTAGCTTACCTGACTACTGTCACACATGTATCCATCCAGCTTGTGGACGTTATGTGGGcactgtgagggagagagttcGTCATAGATTATTCTGTCAGCCTTAGCACTACATGTAAGAATCAGAGTCCTTCTCATTACTGAGAATCACTATCAGATGTCGGAAAAATGATTTTTACATGAAATCTATTATAATCCCAAGTCATTTCATTATCCTTTTTCCTTCAAGCCAATTTAATTGGGTCTATTTTCCCTCCTGGCTCACAGCCAAGCGGATGACCAATCACCGTACGCTAACGTGGCCCAGGCAGTTGCGTAGCTGCAGTGTTTCAGACTTTTTGAAGTACAGATTACACGAAACAGCGAGGGATTCAGACCACAATCGTGTGTCTTTCCAAGACAGAGCTTATTAGCCGACTTTGAGATAGGTGCATTTATACAACTTTGGACATTTTCAAGATATTCGGTAGGTGCGTACTGGATACATCCCTCTGTGCTATGTGATGGTTATTTTACGTTTTAGATCCTGTTGCCCATCACTTTAAGTGTTATTTGTATAAATTATCAATGACATTTTCTTTGATCTGCATCAAAAAGCTGAAGTGCGCCCTTTCAAAAATAAAGACTTGCTGTTCTAATGAATAATCCaaattcactcattcatcccaATCCACCTAGGATCAAGTGTGTTGGGTCCCGGGGGGCTGCCTACCTGACTAGAGTCTCCGGTGCAGGTCTCTGGAATGTCACAGTCGTTCACAGCATCTCTACACACCGCTCCCCTCAGCTCATACTGTGGTCAACACAACACGCACAGAGACTTAAAGGAGAATTTCACCGATGGAGACATGAATGTGTATTGTAAGTGGGTCATATATGAAGTCGAATGGTAACATAaatttctaatttggtgccttCTTGACCgagcgttcactccctgcagtccagattgaaccgcagcatggaggggaagtgattgttgctgtttgcggactcccggagctctacaTCTCGAATATcgaatatatagatatctatataccgtattttccggactatacgtcgctcccgagtattagtcgcatcagtcaaaaaatgctccatgacgaggaaaaaaacatatatacgtcgcatcggtgtataagtcgcatttatttttaaacaagaacgtttagtctggagagactgaataaaattgcaatagcaatataggctatatataaacaTAACTTGTTATGTGTTCTCTTCTGTTTTGTCTACGGTCtagtttatttataatttattcggtggtgcagtaggcttgcagcgttcagttgtaggcctaatgaatgacagTGCCATCtggcggccgaagattatgtacgcacaattttggcatataagtcgcttcgaaatataagtcgcagggcaagccaaactacaaaaaaaccgcgacttatagtccggaaaatacggtaatatgatatataatatcacgaccaaaagctgtgtgcgcctccggatgatattatgaattaaagactgcgtcgggttctcggacgtctctggtacttccacaagtcaagactcgtagtgggggttatcttgGCCGGAATCCTGCACTGGTTAGGGTACCCGACGGTTGACCCGCACGATTTGGATGAAACGGGTGAAAAATAATGTACTgcggcgcacacagcttttggccatgatatagatgtctatatattattttagataatttagatatagagctcgaGGTTTCCCGCAGGAGCGAGAAAGTGAGGGAATGATgcaagaccattcaaaaatatgactgggtttctaacgatacaacaTGTCCCTTTCACATCCAGAATCCCCCCATAGTTCCCAGCAGCACCTATTCATTGCCAGTAAATTGTAAGAGCTAATTATTATATATGCCTGTGTTGTCTGGGATGTTTGGTGTCGTCTGTAAATGTGTGACCCTGCTAAATCAGGTCTCTCCCTAACCTGACTGCTCACTAACCTGACGGAACGTGTATCTACTCACTAACCTGACGGAACGTGTATCTACTCACTAACCTGACGGAACGTGTATCTACTCGCTAACCGTTATCACTAACCAGTCAATGCTGAGGATGAGGGCAGCTGTGGCGAAGCTGTTCCACAGTAGACTGACCCTGCACCCACTACAGTAGACTGACCCTGCACCCACTACAGTAGACTGACCCTGCACCCACTACAGTAGACTAACCCTGCACCCACTACAGTAGACTAACCCTGCACCCACTACAGTAGACTAACCCTGCACCCACTACAGTAGACTCACCCTGCACCCACTACAGTAGACTGACCCTGCACCCACTACAGTAGACTGACCCTGCACCCACTACAGTAGACCGACCCTGCACCCACTACAGTAGACTCACCCTGCACCCACTACAGTAGACCGACCCTGCACCCACTACAGTAGACTCACCCTGCACCCACTACAGTAGACTGACCCTGCACCCACTACAGTAGACTGACCCTGCACCCACTACAGTAGACTGACCCTGCACCCACTACAGTAGACTCACCCTGCACCCACTACAGTAGACTGACCCTGCACCCACTACAGTAGACTGACCCTGCACCCACTACAGTAGACCGACCCTGCACCCACTACAGTAGACTGACCCTGCACCCACTACAGCAGACTGACCCTGCACCCACTACAGTAGACTGACCCTGCACCCACTACAGTAGACTGACCCTGCACCCACTACAGTAGACTGACCCTGTACCCACTACAGTAGACTCACCCTGCACCCACTACAGTAGACTGACCCTGTACCCACTACAGTAGACTCACCCTGCACCCACTGCAGCAGAGGCCGTTGCTGCACATGGCGTCATGGGTCAACGTGCACTTCTTACAGCACGCTCCTCCGTTGCGGGCGCACTCCTGCCAACACACAATGATTTTCTTTCATCATTACTTGTTTTGTAAGGTTACTATGTGCAATGAATAGCTATCATTAAAAAGCTAAAAAACAACATCAATGTATCACTAGATGTATCCCCAACAGTGTGTTGGGCTCTTAATGTTCTCAATATGTGCAGTGTTTCAATATCTCCCCAGATGTAGCCTGAACATCACCACCGCTCTTAGGTCATGTCTAGTCAAGTTTATTTGAACAGCACATTTCGTATGGTACATACAGACTCAATTCGCTTTTAGGAGAAACATAGAAAGGCACTACCTAGAAAGGCAGGGTGGTTTAAATTGACATTAAGTGACAATACAATTTAAATGATGTATAAATTCAAGTTACAATTATAAAAAGCagtcaaattaaataaaaattcaAGTCAACACACCAATTAGGAAAGGGCCGGCCTTACATTCAACTAAAAGCTGAGGCAAATAAATAGTTTTTTAGTCTGCCTTTAAATTAGTTCACTGATTCAGAAGATCTTAATCAAGAAAGTAGGGAATTCCAGAGTGACCTTTGCTTGATGTGCAGTGATCATGTCAGAGACATAAAATGGGGCTAGGCAATTCCGTGATTCAAAAACAATTAGAAGTATTTTGAGATCAATTCTTTGGTTGTTCAGTCATTCTTCATTTTACTGGAAGCCACTGGAGTGATTTTCATACTGGGGATATTGATCAAATGGTCCTGTTCCGGTTAGTACTGTGGCAGTTGCATAGTGTATAAGCTGGAGTTTGTTAAGTGTTTGCTTTGTTCGTCCAGCAAAAAGAGAATTACAGTAGTCTAAATGACTTGAGATAAGCATGGACtcattttagggttagggttagagtcatGTTGGGATAGGAGGCATCTAACTTTAGAAATAACTCTAAGGTGATTAAAGGTGCATGTCTTTAAGATGGTTAAAATATGCCTCTGGAAGTAAAGAACTACATACAGAGTTACATCTAGTTAGTTTCTGACATCCTCATAAGGATTTGCTAACAGGGAGGTTAACAATGGATAAAACGTATGTCTCAGGGTCTTAGGGACAACTACTAAGATCTCAGTCTTATTGTCATTTAGTTAAAAAGCCATCCACATTTTAAGATCCTTAATACATTGGATAAGGTTCTTCACAGGGCTGGGATAAAATTGGGTATCTTCAGCATTTGAGTGGTAAGAGATGTTAAATTGCTGAATGATAGattgtagtggaagcatatacAAATTGTAGAGGAGAGGATCAAGAATTGACCACTGAGGTACCCCATATCAAatgttaatgatattggaggaACATATTTcaatagagacagagaatgtTCTCTCATTTAGGTAGGATGAGATCCAATTAAGAACTGAGCCTTTAAGACCAACCAAATGCTCAAGATGATGTAAAACGATGACACGATCAACAGGATCAGATGCTGCACTGAGATCTAGTAGAACTAGAACTGAAAGTGGCTGAGGTTCAATCTATCCCAGACTGGTAGATGTCAAAAAGATTATTTAGAGACCACAAAGAAATTGTTTATATGCAACCTTCTCTAGTATTTTTCCTAAAAAAGTTAGGTTAGAGATTGGCCTATAATCTCTGATAGTTGTGATTTTATTATTAATCTTTACACTTCTCATCCAAGCGGAGTTCAGAGGGTTTCATTCAAGAGGGGTTGATAAGCCAGAAGATCAATGGTATTAAATAGCATTTTTGAGTTGTTTGAATGTTCCGCATAATCTTAGAAAACTACTACTGTCGGGACAGGTTCATTTCTTTGTTATATTGACACAGCTGTTCCTTGAAATGAAGTCAGCCTGAAATTTGGTTTTATTCCATTTGCGTTCAGCTTTGCAGCAAGTTCTTCTTATGTCTTAAATCGGGATGGGGAGCTGCAATCCTATCTAAAGGTACCTTGAACCAGGGCTCATCCAGAGCcttgacacacaaacaagaccAGACGATGACCAGCCAGACACTTACCACCTGGGATCCACAGTCACACTCCTCCCCCGGCTCCACAAAGCCATTCCCACACTCTGGAGGATCCAACAGCTGGGTAGAAGGAGGAAGAAACGGTAAATGGAGGGAGATATGTCAATAACACATTGCAGATGTATCAATATGGTGTCAATATGTATGATTTGGCAAAGACAGTAGAGAGATTTCAAATGCAGAGAGGACTATGTGAAGTCAATGACTCGCTTTAAGGAAATCAGGCCACAAGGATAATTAATTAGTCTATTAATAATAAGGCCTGGAGGCCCAGAGCTCCACTGAGACTGAGCGTGCTCCTGCTCCAGCCTGCGGCCCACCGTGGGCTCACCTTGTTGGGATTGTTGAAGAGACAGCTGCCACCTCCCTGGAGCAAGAACTGGGAGTACTCATCCATACTGCAGCGGGAGAACTTTCTGGGCAGGTAATatctgtatgcacacacacacacacacacacagatacaaataaataaagctaTATTAACTAACACTATCTTTTTAATTTGCATCATAGAGGAGTGCCGCCATCCATGAAGCCATAACATTTGTCTAACCTTTTTCCCCAAAATGTCTCACATAGAATTATTCCTCAATCCCTCTTTgatatgattaaaaaaaagacgTATATTCTTGAAatgaaaatgtataaaacattATCTCTGGTTTATCCCGACACTGCCATGTGCTTTGGGCTTAAGAATAAAAGCAACTGAATGTCTGACAGAGATATTGGTTTCTAAAC
This region includes:
- the LOC130373606 gene encoding disintegrin and metalloproteinase domain-containing protein 11-like isoform X1 → MLAVVCLVFAAVGERLAISDGDRTSVQDASVWEWFSTSAGRHDSSEPTGEITFPRRLVQQIESEEEIVRESLDTRVKNGTVEKLPVHLAQISFQVAGFGHTFTLDLELNHHLLSSEYIERHFDDDGKPLQSVGGEHCYYQGGLRGLPGSWAALSTCHGLCGMFSDGFFSYGIEPVRNGSHQDDGAHTIHRLPDFRLTPHCPGCAKDSKWRGDGVEEDEGEEDRPDQTITPQSSKGLIRRKRHLRRPSAQAETKYIELMVVNDYDLFVQLRRSTTQTKNFAKAVVNMADAMYKEQLNTRIVLVAMETWSSENKMEVSADPLATLGHFMKYRRDSVREQSDVVHVFSGRTFESSRSGTAYTGGVCSQTRGGGINEYGNVGSMAVTLCQSLGQNIGMRWNNARSAAGDCRCPDAWLGCIMEDTGYYLPRKFSRCSMDEYSQFLLQGGGSCLFNNPNKLLDPPECGNGFVEPGEECDCGSQVECARNGGACCKKCTLTHDAMCSNGLCCSGCRYELRGAVCRDAVNDCDIPETCTGDSSQCPHNVHKLDGYMCDSSQGRCYAGRCRTRDAQCRGLWGYNSADRFCYEKLNAEGTEKGNCGPGTDGKGWLQCNKPDVLCGFLFCANLTVKPKFGDLQGDVTSLTIYHQNKYLDCRGGHALLEDGSDLGYVEAGTPCGPNMMCLEHRCLPLSAFNLSSCAGSSHGLTCSHHGTCSNEVKCICERDYTGKDCSVFDPIPEPTAPAGLEKKGPSGTNIIIGSIAGAILLAAIVLGGTGWGFKNIRRGRYDQSPMSLCRQLFSVSSHPTLHPPETHPMVLSRAGYWQIWRRIRRRLLSLPSCLSVPPIPHTFVPALEKREIGRLSHFCLTSLHASLYTAHPSLPLVLSSLAPPSTWREG
- the LOC130373606 gene encoding disintegrin and metalloproteinase domain-containing protein 11-like isoform X2, with translation MLAVVCLVFAAVGERLAISDGDRTSVQDASVWEWFSTSAGRHDSSEPTGEITFPRRLVQQIESEEEIVRESLDTRVKNGTVEKLPVHLAQISFQVAGFGHTFTLDLELNHHLLSSEYIERHFDDDGKPLQSVGGEHCYYQGGLRGLPGSWAALSTCHGLCGMFSDGFFSYGIEPVRNGSHQDDGAHTIHRLPDFRLTPHCPGCAKDSKWRGDGVEEDEGEEDRPDQTITPQSSKGLIRRKRHLRRPSAQAETKYIELMVVNDYDLFVQLRRSTTQTKNFAKAVVNMADAMYKEQLNTRIVLVAMETWSSENKMEVSADPLATLGHFMKYRRDSVREQSDVVHVFSGRTFESSRSGTAYTGGVCSQTRGGGINEYGNVGSMAVTLCQSLGQNIGMRWNNARSAAGDCRCPDAWLGCIMEDTGYYLPRKFSRCSMDEYSQFLLQGGGSCLFNNPNKLLDPPECGNGFVEPGEECDCGSQVECARNGGACCKKCTLTHDAMCSNGLCCSGCRYELRGAVCRDAVNDCDIPETCTGDSSQCPHNVHKLDGYMCDSSQGRCYAGRCRTRDAQCRGLWGYNSADRFCYEKLNAEGTEKGNCGPGTDGKGWLQCNKPDVLCGFLFCANLTVKPKFGDLQGDVTSLTIYHQNKYLDCRGGHALLEDGSDLGYVEAGTPCGPNMMCLEHRCLPLSAFNLSSCAGSSHGLTCSHHGTCSNEVKCICERDYTGKDCSVFDPIPEPTAPAGLEKKGTSGEGDLAEDKKTVAVFAFMSVCTSYSSHLCSRPGEEGDWASFTLLSYISPCLFIYCPPIPSLGPVQPGSTVNLEGGLTLYISLLEHQPIKFLWFVS